In Flavobacteriales bacterium, the following are encoded in one genomic region:
- a CDS encoding MerR family transcriptional regulator, protein MDRDYLDQYYREEAKRTEKRGSSFEDFVNREADDEIFRLKDVGITSRVLNHWNNKGLLITRKEEKNWKRFSFVDFVWLSIVVELRDRGTSLSDIRRIKYALNDNENLDRRFYQQNFRENDMRTYDFQMPLLQVLRTSILNCVSNNQQTFLVCTSTSAKFVSEPFQEFSETFIAISVHNIIEELKNKLGDKIGK, encoded by the coding sequence GTGGATAGAGATTACTTAGATCAATATTATCGCGAAGAGGCGAAGAGAACCGAAAAACGGGGATCGTCTTTCGAAGACTTTGTGAATCGAGAAGCAGACGACGAGATCTTTAGGCTAAAGGACGTTGGAATAACCTCCAGAGTTCTTAATCATTGGAATAACAAGGGACTACTTATAACAAGAAAAGAAGAGAAGAATTGGAAACGGTTTTCTTTTGTAGATTTTGTTTGGCTATCTATAGTGGTCGAATTAAGAGATAGAGGCACATCACTTAGTGATATTAGAAGAATCAAATACGCTTTAAACGATAATGAGAATTTAGACAGAAGGTTCTATCAACAGAATTTTAGAGAAAATGATATGAGAACATACGATTTTCAGATGCCTTTGCTACAAGTATTAAGGACCTCAATTTTGAATTGTGTGAGTAATAATCAACAGACATTTTTAGTATGTACGAGTACCTCAGCAAAATTTGTTTCTGAGCCCTTTCAAGAATTTAGTGAAACATTTATTGCTATCTCGGTGCATAATATTATCGAAGAGTTAAAGAATAAGTTGGGAGATAAAATTGGGAAATAG
- a CDS encoding sigma-70 family RNA polymerase sigma factor: MSSQGKEEKLVSGCLKGLESYQKELYYTYLNKMTAICFRYTKNRDEASDVLHEGYIKVFKNLGQFSFQGSLEGWIKRIMVNTAINHYKKNIRQNDIARLQNEDGEEISKYLVSDEQILENISVKDLMNLIKELSPAYQMVFNLYAIEGYSHKQIAEELKINESTSRSNYLKARKKMQEKVLELNKVQEEYGG, from the coding sequence ATGTCTTCCCAAGGAAAAGAGGAAAAATTAGTTTCGGGATGTTTGAAGGGCTTAGAAAGTTACCAGAAGGAACTTTATTACACCTATTTGAATAAGATGACGGCGATTTGTTTTCGATATACTAAGAATAGAGATGAGGCATCGGATGTGTTGCACGAAGGCTATATAAAAGTGTTTAAGAATTTAGGCCAGTTTAGCTTTCAGGGTTCGTTAGAAGGTTGGATAAAAAGGATTATGGTGAACACCGCCATTAATCATTACAAGAAGAATATTCGTCAAAATGATATTGCGAGACTTCAAAATGAGGATGGGGAAGAAATTTCAAAATATCTGGTTAGTGACGAACAAATATTAGAGAACATATCTGTAAAAGATCTAATGAATCTAATTAAAGAATTATCTCCTGCGTATCAAATGGTTTTCAATCTATATGCCATTGAGGGATATTCGCATAAACAGATAGCGGAAGAATTAAAAATTAATGAATCGACGTCTCGTTCTAATTATTTAAAAGCGAGAAAGAAGATGCAGGAAAAAGTTTTAGAACTTAATAAAGTTCAAGAAGAGTATGGCGGATAG